Proteins encoded within one genomic window of Alcanivorax sp. REN37:
- the lysS gene encoding lysine--tRNA ligase, with protein sequence MTDDTLQHHDDNRLIAERREKLQQLRADGQAFPNQFRPDSLATELLAQYGELSKEELEQKAIVVAVAGRLMLDRKAFKVLQDRSGRIQVYATKDVQQATRHWDLGDIVGVRGVLCKSGKGDLYVMMDEHQLLTKSLRPLPEKHKGLTDTETRYRQRYVDLMTNDDTRKTFQIRGQVIRGIRRYLEERGFYEAETPMLQVIPGGASARPFITHHNSLDLDMYLRIAPELYLKRLVVGGFERVFEINRNFRNEGLSTRHNPEFTMVEFYQAYADYRDLMDLTEDMLRTIALEVLGSTEVPYQGHSFDFGKPFARMTVFDSILHFNPDISAATLADEAAARALALSMGLKIKDSDGLGKIQIEIFEETVEHRLLQPTFITAYPTEVSPLARRSDADPFVTDRFEFFVGGREIANGFSELNDAEDQAERFRRQAQDKDAGDLEAMFYDDDYIVALEYGMPPTAGEGIGIDRLVMLFTDSPSIRDVILFPHMRPLSS encoded by the coding sequence ATGACAGACGACACCCTCCAGCACCACGATGACAACCGACTGATCGCCGAGCGCCGCGAGAAGCTCCAGCAGCTACGCGCCGACGGCCAGGCCTTCCCCAATCAGTTCCGCCCGGACAGCCTGGCCACGGAACTGCTCGCCCAGTACGGCGAGCTGAGCAAGGAAGAGCTGGAACAGAAGGCGATCGTGGTGGCGGTGGCGGGGCGGCTGATGCTCGATCGCAAGGCGTTCAAGGTGCTGCAGGACCGCAGCGGCCGCATTCAGGTGTATGCCACCAAGGATGTGCAGCAGGCCACCCGTCACTGGGACTTGGGCGACATCGTTGGCGTGCGCGGCGTGCTGTGCAAATCCGGCAAAGGTGATCTGTACGTGATGATGGATGAGCACCAGCTGCTGACCAAATCACTGCGGCCGCTGCCGGAAAAGCACAAGGGCTTGACCGACACCGAGACTCGTTATCGTCAGCGCTACGTTGATCTGATGACCAACGACGACACGCGCAAGACGTTCCAAATCCGTGGCCAGGTGATCCGCGGCATCCGCCGTTATCTGGAGGAGCGTGGCTTCTACGAAGCAGAAACGCCGATGCTGCAGGTGATTCCCGGTGGCGCCAGCGCGCGGCCGTTCATCACCCACCACAACAGTCTGGATCTGGACATGTACCTGCGCATTGCGCCGGAGCTGTACCTGAAGCGGCTGGTGGTGGGCGGCTTTGAGCGGGTGTTTGAGATTAACCGCAATTTCCGCAACGAAGGGCTGTCCACCCGCCACAACCCGGAGTTCACCATGGTGGAGTTCTATCAGGCCTACGCCGATTACCGCGACCTGATGGACCTCACTGAAGACATGCTGCGCACCATCGCCTTGGAGGTGCTCGGCAGCACCGAAGTGCCGTACCAGGGCCACAGCTTCGACTTCGGCAAGCCATTTGCGCGCATGACGGTGTTCGACTCGATCCTGCACTTCAACCCGGACATCAGTGCCGCCACGCTGGCTGATGAAGCCGCTGCGCGCGCGCTGGCCTTGTCGATGGGGCTGAAGATCAAAGACAGCGATGGCCTCGGCAAGATCCAGATCGAGATCTTTGAGGAGACGGTGGAGCACCGCCTGCTGCAGCCGACCTTCATCACTGCGTACCCCACCGAGGTGTCGCCGCTGGCGCGCCGCAGTGACGCCGATCCCTTCGTCACTGACCGTTTCGAGTTCTTTGTTGGTGGCCGCGAGATTGCCAATGGTTTCTCTGAGCTGAACGACGCCGAAGATCAGGCCGAGCGCTTCCGCCGCCAGGCGCAGGACAAGGACGCCGGTGACCTGGAAGCCATGTTTTACGATGATGACTACATCGTGGCGCTGGAATACGGCATGCCGCCCACCGCAGGTGAAGGCATCGGTATTGATCGGTTGGTCATGCTATTTACTGATTCGCCGTCCATCCGCGATGTGATTCTCTTCCCGCACATGCGACCGTTGAGCTCTTAG